Sequence from the Bremerella volcania genome:
CCCAAGTCACGTCGATTAAAACTGCCGACACATTGGTCAAATCCCTGGTAAGCAAAAACCATTGGCCAGAGTCTCTTTTCATGGCGATTGGCTCCAAGCAATTTCTCCCAGGCACAGAGGATGTCCTCCAGGCATCATTATGATTTATATTTTCTCTTGGAAACCTGCTCACTGAAAATAGCTCAAACCAGAACAGAGATGCCCCCAGGCAACCGGTACTCGGTGGATCCCAGAAACATCAAAATGCCCTGGGGAGCAAAGCTTTGAAAGTGAAGTAAGTAAAAATGCAGCGGTCAGCCTTTTTGTATGTCCTAGGCAATTGTGGAAGATAGCATGAAATTTGGACAAGTTGACTATCCAGAGAAGGTCGATTTCATACTCCCGCCCGACCATCCTGGCACAGCGAAGGTTCTGAAAAATAGATCGTCTTCGCACGATCTTGAAGTCTATGTCGGATGTGCGAAGTGGAACAAAAAAGACCTCAAGAATTTCTATCCGAGAAAAACAAAAGACGAGTTGGCGTACTACGCAACGCAGTTCAATTGCATCGAGTTGAATGCCACGTTTTACCGTTTGTTCCCGCCTGCAGTGTTCTCAAAGTGGTACGAGACAGTCCCGGAGGGGTTCCGGTTCTTTCCCAAACTTGAACAAACCATCTCTCACTTCCGGCGACTGCAGGATGTTGAAGAAATCGTGGAACAGAACGTTGCTAACATGTCACACTTGCATGAAAAATTGGCGATGCCGTTCCTGCAATTGCACAATAATTTTGGACCGAAGAACTTCGACCGTGTTGTCGCATTTATCGAAAACTGGTCGTATGCAGCGCCGCTGGCGATCGAGTTCCGCCATTCCGATTGGTACAACGACAAGGTGGTTTCAAGCGAACTTTACGATTTGCTTGAATCGCATGGGATGACGAATATTCTCGTCGATACCGCAGGTCGCCGTGATCTGATGCACATGCGTTTGACCACCCCGAATGCATTTATTCGCTGGGTAGGTGCGAACGATCCCAAATCAGATCGGTCACGGCTCGATGACTGGGTAGAGCGAATCGCTCAATGGAAGAAGGCTGGTTTGCGGAAGCTATCTTTCTTCGTTCATCAAAATGACGAGCAGGAATCTCCCGCACTCGCCGCACATTTCATCAAGAAACTCAACTCAAAGATCGGAACAGCCTTACCAATTCCTAAGACTCTTGAGACGAAAGGACTTTTTGACGAATCTTGATCACCTCGATAGCGTTTGAAGTTCGCGATGCACAGGGGAAACAACCATTAGCTTAACTTAGTGGACCCTGCCTCAAACACGATATTAGGCTTATGATCATGGAACGCTTAGCTCATTTTCACAAACCCAAAGAAAAAACCCACCTTGCCAAAACGGCCAAGGTGGGTCTGAGTGGAGGCGGCGGGAATTGAACCCGCGTGCCGCGATATTTCCATGCAAGCGTCTACGTGTGTATTCGATTATTTAAGTTTCGCAACCTGGGACTCCAATCGACAGGATTCCCGGGAAGCTAGAGGAGAACGGTTTTTAACCTCAGGCGTGCTCCACGTGACCCTCGGCTAGTCGGAATTGGCATCCAACTTTCAGGTCTCTCCGACAAAGACCCTCAGTTGGGGCTACAACTAATTAGGCAGCCGTTGCAAAGTTAGTATCGTTTGCAATTATTGTTTGGTCTGCTTTTTACGTGGCCTGCTGACCAACCACGACACGCAACTTACACTTCAGACTATCCGGTCGATACCAGTTCGCCCCCGGTGTAAGCTTCCTCAAGTTTATATTCTCATTTTAGAGATTTCGTCCTCTACCTATCGGCAGTTGACCTCACAAGCTTGAAGAATTGAGTACAAAGAGTGGGTCGTCAAAATCCAATCACCCACCATGTTCTTTACATTTTAGGTTGTCCTTGTCCGGAAGAAAAGCAACCAACACGTCGGAAAGTACCAAACAGCGGTTGCTTTCGTCTGATTTTGCCCCCTTGGCACCAAGGCCGGGGCATGTTTCTGGACTTTTCGCAATGGACCGGGGACTCTTCTTGCTTCCATCTCGCATCGGTCTCGATGTGACACGCAGGCAAGCACTTGGGTTCATTTCGCACGCTCACATGGATCACGTGGCCCAACACGCCATGGCCTTGTGCACCGAACCGACCGCCAGACTTGTTCGCCATCGCTTGGGGAATGTTTCCACCAAGATCATGCCACTGGGCGAATCAATCGAAGTTGCCGGCCTGAAATTAACGGCACTGCCTGCGGGCCATATCTTCGGTTCGGCGATGGTCTACGCCCAGCACGACAAAGGAACAGTGCTCTACACTGGCGACTTCCGACTGGGGCCTTCCGCGACGGCGGAACAAGCCCAACTTCGGTCGGCGGACTATCTGATCATGGAGTGCACTTTTGGCCATCCGCACTATCGCCTACCGCCACGCGATACGGTGATTGAGATGCTCTTGGAAAAGATTCGTGCGGCCTTCCGTCGTGGAGCGACGCCAGTCATTTCGGCGTACGTCTTGGGAAAGTCTCAAGAGGTCACCAGGATCCTGACGTCCCAAGGGATCCCTGTGCTGCAGCATCCCGACATCTATGCAATCAGTCAAATCTACGAGGAGGCCGGCTGCGAATTAGGAGATTTCCGACCCTACAGCGGGCGGCCTATTCCTGGTTGCGTGGTCATCGTTCCCCCTAAACCCTTAACGCCCGGCATTCTGCCCGGTGCGGTCCATGTCGAAAAGTTTCACGTCACAGGATGGGCTCTTGACAAGCGACGAAAAGGCACCGCGCCGAATGAACATTGGATTCCACTTTCGGACCATGCCGACTTCGATCAACTCATCCACGCCGTGGAAGAGGTTGGTCCGAAGACCGTCTTTTGTACTCACGGCCCGAAAAGCTTCGTAGAGGAACTAAAGAGTCGCGGTCACGATGCCCGCTGGCTGGAATGACCGTCTTCGATTTCTTCTTCCACATTGGGGCGGGCCAGGAAGTCAATCACGAGAACCACGACCGCCGCCACCACCATAAGGCCGAAGCAAATCACTGGCTCATTGGCAAATGGAGTTTCCACTTCGTCGCCTTGCCACGGCCATAGCTTTCGCAACGCCCCAATCATGAAACCACCCATCAGCGAAAGAGTGACGGCTTCATGCTGATGAAGTAGCCACTTGAGCAATTTGCTGAAGGATAACAGCCCCACCAAACAACCTATGGCAAAGCAGGTAAATGCGAACAAGTCGCCAACCGCAATCTCTCCTTTGGCCATTGCCTTGGGGACACCGCTGAAATAGTGATACGCTCCGAAGACTAAAAGCAAGTAGGAACCACTGATACCTGGCAGGATCATCGCACAGATTGCGATCGCCCCCAACAGAAACGAGACAATTGGGTTGGGTGCCGAGTCGAACGCTTCCAGAGCGGGTAGTCCGGTCAGCCACCAGGCAAAAGCGGCTCCGATTACCCCCAGTACCACACAAAGAATCGCGTGTCCGACATTTGCCGGCCGAATCATTTTGGCGACTAGAAATCCAGAGGCACCGATCGCGCCGAAAAACACCGCATATACAAATGGTCGCGTCGAGGCTGGATGATCCGCCTCTCCGATTAG
This genomic interval carries:
- a CDS encoding DUF368 domain-containing protein, which encodes MALLRIDAIRHFLCGIAMGAADAVPGISGGTVALVLGIYRRLVDAVSQVSVDAFRLLAKRQWRTLAERFDFWFLLVLLSGIACGLLTFVVVLHELIGEADHPASTRPFVYAVFFGAIGASGFLVAKMIRPANVGHAILCVVLGVIGAAFAWWLTGLPALEAFDSAPNPIVSFLLGAIAICAMILPGISGSYLLLVFGAYHYFSGVPKAMAKGEIAVGDLFAFTCFAIGCLVGLLSFSKLLKWLLHQHEAVTLSLMGGFMIGALRKLWPWQGDEVETPFANEPVICFGLMVVAAVVVLVIDFLARPNVEEEIEDGHSSQRAS
- a CDS encoding MBL fold metallo-hydrolase, which encodes MLPSRIGLDVTRRQALGFISHAHMDHVAQHAMALCTEPTARLVRHRLGNVSTKIMPLGESIEVAGLKLTALPAGHIFGSAMVYAQHDKGTVLYTGDFRLGPSATAEQAQLRSADYLIMECTFGHPHYRLPPRDTVIEMLLEKIRAAFRRGATPVISAYVLGKSQEVTRILTSQGIPVLQHPDIYAISQIYEEAGCELGDFRPYSGRPIPGCVVIVPPKPLTPGILPGAVHVEKFHVTGWALDKRRKGTAPNEHWIPLSDHADFDQLIHAVEEVGPKTVFCTHGPKSFVEELKSRGHDARWLE
- a CDS encoding DUF72 domain-containing protein; the encoded protein is MKFGQVDYPEKVDFILPPDHPGTAKVLKNRSSSHDLEVYVGCAKWNKKDLKNFYPRKTKDELAYYATQFNCIELNATFYRLFPPAVFSKWYETVPEGFRFFPKLEQTISHFRRLQDVEEIVEQNVANMSHLHEKLAMPFLQLHNNFGPKNFDRVVAFIENWSYAAPLAIEFRHSDWYNDKVVSSELYDLLESHGMTNILVDTAGRRDLMHMRLTTPNAFIRWVGANDPKSDRSRLDDWVERIAQWKKAGLRKLSFFVHQNDEQESPALAAHFIKKLNSKIGTALPIPKTLETKGLFDES